The Deltaproteobacteria bacterium genome includes a region encoding these proteins:
- a CDS encoding zinc ribbon domain-containing protein: MPIYEFECEKCKGVQEILLRTDDTPPNKCEKCGGELHKIITSMNFHLFGPGFYTTDNKRKYLK; encoded by the coding sequence ATGCCTATATATGAATTTGAGTGCGAAAAATGCAAGGGCGTACAGGAGATTTTATTGCGTACCGACGATACGCCTCCAAACAAATGCGAAAAATGCGGGGGTGAGTTGCATAAAATCATTACCTCCATGAACTTTCATCTATTTGGACCAGGCTTCTACACAACCGACAATAAAAGAAAATATCTCAAATAG